From the genome of Mugil cephalus isolate CIBA_MC_2020 chromosome 2, CIBA_Mcephalus_1.1, whole genome shotgun sequence, one region includes:
- the zfyve27 gene encoding protrudin isoform X3 yields the protein MTMHSTGSFQDPPQGAGERGELVHTSSKETPGSPDVSELGSPRCTPNFDLLNMVVSYKRMALFLEPVADAVELTRFLLGWKMPLCSLLVCIFLNVFFCTVNEAGWFTVSVVAVSAPAALGYLQDRCGGRTSEAELQRRRYHAVHRRDLQTVHLTKQEAMLEVKDLLKHLDDMLSSACQSAEAVYKVLYWDSHTKSSRFYGGMLVVVCLFYVAPVGWVLAGLNTAVFLWNRDFFGVLLDLRKLFHLGQTQASEGECEEQEQGSLLDRTPTPTSVEDLSPGSVEEAEEAEPDDEFKDAIEQADRHEHSVSLQEDDDGPLGAPEYDTISENGLLSRNEPIRSKVSKLTEKLRKRYPTTATGNCSSCNAVFSVLKKRRSCSNCGNSFCSRCCSFKVLRSCMGATAPEAQRETVFVCAACNTSLNKL from the exons ATGACCATGCACAGTACTGGATCATTCCAAGACCCCCCGCAGGGCGCAGGGGAACGCGGGGAGCTGGTACACACGTCATCCAAAGAGACTCCCGGTTCCCCGGATGTCTCTGAGTTGGGGAGCCCTCGCTGTACTCCAAACTTTGACCTCCTCAACATGGTTGTGTCCTATAAGAGAATGGCTCTGTTTCTGGAGCCAGTTGCAGATGCAGTGGAGCTCACCCGCTTCCTGCTCgg GTGGAAGATGCCACTGTGCTCGCTGCTTGTTTGCATATTCCTCAATGTCTTCTTCTGCACAGTCAATGAAG CCGGCTGGTTCACCGTGAGTGTGGTGGCAGTATCGGCGCCTGCTGCCCTGGGTTACCTGCAGGACAGGTGTGGGGGCAGAACCTCAGAAGCTGAGCTCCAGAGGAGGCGCTATCACGCTGTGCACCGCAGAGACCTGCAGACAGTGCATCTCACCAAACAGGAGGCCATGCTGGAAGTCAAAGACCT GTTGAAGCACCTGGATGACATGCTGTCCTCAGCCTGTCAGTCAGCAGAAGCTGTTTACAAGGTCCTGTACTGGGACAGTCACACCAAGTCGTCCAG GTTCTATGGAGGGATGTTAGTTGTGGTATGCCTGTTCTATGTTGCTCCTGTGGGCTGGGTGCTCGCTGGGCTCAACACCGCCGTCTTTCTTTGGAACAGAGACTTCTTCGGAG TGTTGCTGGACCTTAGGAAGCTGTTTCACCTGGGTCAGACGCAGGCCTCAGAGGGGGAGTGTGAGGAGCAGGAACAGGGCAGCTTACTGGACCGGACCCCGACACCAACTAGCGTTGAG GACCTGTCTCCTGGCAGTGTAGAGGAGGCTGAGGAAGCAGAGCCTGATGATGAATTTAAGGATGCCATTGAG caAGCCGACAGACAT GAACATTCGGTTTCTCTGCAG gAGGATGATGACGGGCCTCTTGGAGCTCCTGAGTATGACACCATCTCCGAAAATGGTCTTTTGAGTCGCAACGAACCAATACGCAGCAAGGTGTCTAAACTGACGGAGAAGCTGCGCAAACGCTACCCTACCACCGCCACAG GCAACTGCTCTAGCTGCAACGCTGTCTTCTCAGTCCTAAAGAAAAGG AGGAGCTGCAGTAACTGTGGCAACAGCTTCTGCTCGCGGTGCTGCTCCTTCAAGGTGCTGAGATCTTGCATGGGGGCAACAG CTCCAGAGGCGCAGAGGGAGACCGTGTTCGTTTGTGCTGCCTGTAACACTTCTCTCAACAAGTTATAA
- the zfyve27 gene encoding protrudin isoform X6: protein MTMHSTGSFQDPPQGAGERGELVHTSSKETPGSPDVSELGSPRCTPNFDLLNMVVSYKRMALFLEPVADAVELTRFLLGWKMPLCSLLVCIFLNVFFCTVNEAGWFTVSVVAVSAPAALGYLQDRCGGRTSEAELQRRRYHAVHRRDLQTVHLTKQEAMLEVKDLLKHLDDMLSSACQSAEAVYKVLYWDSHTKSSRFYGGMLVVVCLFYVAPVGWVLAGLNTAVFLWNRDFFGVLLDLRKLFHLGQTQASEGECEEQEQGSLLDRTPTPTSVEDLSPGSVEEAEEAEPDDEFKDAIEEDDDGPLGAPEYDTISENGLLSRNEPIRSKVSKLTEKLRKRYPTTATGNCSSCNAVFSVLKKRRSCSNCGNSFCSRCCSFKVLRSCMGATAPEAQRETVFVCAACNTSLNKL from the exons ATGACCATGCACAGTACTGGATCATTCCAAGACCCCCCGCAGGGCGCAGGGGAACGCGGGGAGCTGGTACACACGTCATCCAAAGAGACTCCCGGTTCCCCGGATGTCTCTGAGTTGGGGAGCCCTCGCTGTACTCCAAACTTTGACCTCCTCAACATGGTTGTGTCCTATAAGAGAATGGCTCTGTTTCTGGAGCCAGTTGCAGATGCAGTGGAGCTCACCCGCTTCCTGCTCgg GTGGAAGATGCCACTGTGCTCGCTGCTTGTTTGCATATTCCTCAATGTCTTCTTCTGCACAGTCAATGAAG CCGGCTGGTTCACCGTGAGTGTGGTGGCAGTATCGGCGCCTGCTGCCCTGGGTTACCTGCAGGACAGGTGTGGGGGCAGAACCTCAGAAGCTGAGCTCCAGAGGAGGCGCTATCACGCTGTGCACCGCAGAGACCTGCAGACAGTGCATCTCACCAAACAGGAGGCCATGCTGGAAGTCAAAGACCT GTTGAAGCACCTGGATGACATGCTGTCCTCAGCCTGTCAGTCAGCAGAAGCTGTTTACAAGGTCCTGTACTGGGACAGTCACACCAAGTCGTCCAG GTTCTATGGAGGGATGTTAGTTGTGGTATGCCTGTTCTATGTTGCTCCTGTGGGCTGGGTGCTCGCTGGGCTCAACACCGCCGTCTTTCTTTGGAACAGAGACTTCTTCGGAG TGTTGCTGGACCTTAGGAAGCTGTTTCACCTGGGTCAGACGCAGGCCTCAGAGGGGGAGTGTGAGGAGCAGGAACAGGGCAGCTTACTGGACCGGACCCCGACACCAACTAGCGTTGAG GACCTGTCTCCTGGCAGTGTAGAGGAGGCTGAGGAAGCAGAGCCTGATGATGAATTTAAGGATGCCATTGAG gAGGATGATGACGGGCCTCTTGGAGCTCCTGAGTATGACACCATCTCCGAAAATGGTCTTTTGAGTCGCAACGAACCAATACGCAGCAAGGTGTCTAAACTGACGGAGAAGCTGCGCAAACGCTACCCTACCACCGCCACAG GCAACTGCTCTAGCTGCAACGCTGTCTTCTCAGTCCTAAAGAAAAGG AGGAGCTGCAGTAACTGTGGCAACAGCTTCTGCTCGCGGTGCTGCTCCTTCAAGGTGCTGAGATCTTGCATGGGGGCAACAG CTCCAGAGGCGCAGAGGGAGACCGTGTTCGTTTGTGCTGCCTGTAACACTTCTCTCAACAAGTTATAA
- the zfyve27 gene encoding protrudin isoform X2, with protein MTMHSTGSFQDPPQGAGERGELVHTSSKETPGSPDVSELGSPRCTPNFDLLNMVVSYKRMALFLEPVADAVELTRFLLGWKMPLCSLLVCIFLNVFFCTVNEAGWFTVSVVAVSAPAALGYLQDRCGGRTSEAELQRRRYHAVHRRDLQTVHLTKQEAMLEVKDLLKHLDDMLSSACQSAEAVYKVLYWDSHTKSSRFYGGMLVVVCLFYVAPVGWVLAGLNTAVFLWNRDFFGVLLDLRKLFHLGQTQASEGECEEQEQGSLLDRTPTPTSVEDLSPGSVEEAEEAEPDDEFKDAIEEHSVSLQETPLVLVEDDDGPLGAPEYDTISENGLLSRNEPIRSKVSKLTEKLRKRYPTTATGNCSSCNAVFSVLKKRRSCSNCGNSFCSRCCSFKVLRSCMGATAPEAQRETVFVCAACNTSLNKL; from the exons ATGACCATGCACAGTACTGGATCATTCCAAGACCCCCCGCAGGGCGCAGGGGAACGCGGGGAGCTGGTACACACGTCATCCAAAGAGACTCCCGGTTCCCCGGATGTCTCTGAGTTGGGGAGCCCTCGCTGTACTCCAAACTTTGACCTCCTCAACATGGTTGTGTCCTATAAGAGAATGGCTCTGTTTCTGGAGCCAGTTGCAGATGCAGTGGAGCTCACCCGCTTCCTGCTCgg GTGGAAGATGCCACTGTGCTCGCTGCTTGTTTGCATATTCCTCAATGTCTTCTTCTGCACAGTCAATGAAG CCGGCTGGTTCACCGTGAGTGTGGTGGCAGTATCGGCGCCTGCTGCCCTGGGTTACCTGCAGGACAGGTGTGGGGGCAGAACCTCAGAAGCTGAGCTCCAGAGGAGGCGCTATCACGCTGTGCACCGCAGAGACCTGCAGACAGTGCATCTCACCAAACAGGAGGCCATGCTGGAAGTCAAAGACCT GTTGAAGCACCTGGATGACATGCTGTCCTCAGCCTGTCAGTCAGCAGAAGCTGTTTACAAGGTCCTGTACTGGGACAGTCACACCAAGTCGTCCAG GTTCTATGGAGGGATGTTAGTTGTGGTATGCCTGTTCTATGTTGCTCCTGTGGGCTGGGTGCTCGCTGGGCTCAACACCGCCGTCTTTCTTTGGAACAGAGACTTCTTCGGAG TGTTGCTGGACCTTAGGAAGCTGTTTCACCTGGGTCAGACGCAGGCCTCAGAGGGGGAGTGTGAGGAGCAGGAACAGGGCAGCTTACTGGACCGGACCCCGACACCAACTAGCGTTGAG GACCTGTCTCCTGGCAGTGTAGAGGAGGCTGAGGAAGCAGAGCCTGATGATGAATTTAAGGATGCCATTGAG GAACATTCGGTTTCTCTGCAG GAAACCCCTTTGGTCTTAGTG gAGGATGATGACGGGCCTCTTGGAGCTCCTGAGTATGACACCATCTCCGAAAATGGTCTTTTGAGTCGCAACGAACCAATACGCAGCAAGGTGTCTAAACTGACGGAGAAGCTGCGCAAACGCTACCCTACCACCGCCACAG GCAACTGCTCTAGCTGCAACGCTGTCTTCTCAGTCCTAAAGAAAAGG AGGAGCTGCAGTAACTGTGGCAACAGCTTCTGCTCGCGGTGCTGCTCCTTCAAGGTGCTGAGATCTTGCATGGGGGCAACAG CTCCAGAGGCGCAGAGGGAGACCGTGTTCGTTTGTGCTGCCTGTAACACTTCTCTCAACAAGTTATAA
- the zfyve27 gene encoding protrudin isoform X5 has product MTMHSTGSFQDPPQGAGERGELVHTSSKETPGSPDVSELGSPRCTPNFDLLNMVVSYKRMALFLEPVADAVELTRFLLGWKMPLCSLLVCIFLNVFFCTVNEAGWFTVSVVAVSAPAALGYLQDRCGGRTSEAELQRRRYHAVHRRDLQTVHLTKQEAMLEVKDLLKHLDDMLSSACQSAEAVYKVLYWDSHTKSSRFYGGMLVVVCLFYVAPVGWVLAGLNTAVFLWNRDFFGVLLDLRKLFHLGQTQASEGECEEQEQGSLLDRTPTPTSVEDLSPGSVEEAEEAEPDDEFKDAIEQADRHEDDDGPLGAPEYDTISENGLLSRNEPIRSKVSKLTEKLRKRYPTTATGNCSSCNAVFSVLKKRRSCSNCGNSFCSRCCSFKVLRSCMGATAPEAQRETVFVCAACNTSLNKL; this is encoded by the exons ATGACCATGCACAGTACTGGATCATTCCAAGACCCCCCGCAGGGCGCAGGGGAACGCGGGGAGCTGGTACACACGTCATCCAAAGAGACTCCCGGTTCCCCGGATGTCTCTGAGTTGGGGAGCCCTCGCTGTACTCCAAACTTTGACCTCCTCAACATGGTTGTGTCCTATAAGAGAATGGCTCTGTTTCTGGAGCCAGTTGCAGATGCAGTGGAGCTCACCCGCTTCCTGCTCgg GTGGAAGATGCCACTGTGCTCGCTGCTTGTTTGCATATTCCTCAATGTCTTCTTCTGCACAGTCAATGAAG CCGGCTGGTTCACCGTGAGTGTGGTGGCAGTATCGGCGCCTGCTGCCCTGGGTTACCTGCAGGACAGGTGTGGGGGCAGAACCTCAGAAGCTGAGCTCCAGAGGAGGCGCTATCACGCTGTGCACCGCAGAGACCTGCAGACAGTGCATCTCACCAAACAGGAGGCCATGCTGGAAGTCAAAGACCT GTTGAAGCACCTGGATGACATGCTGTCCTCAGCCTGTCAGTCAGCAGAAGCTGTTTACAAGGTCCTGTACTGGGACAGTCACACCAAGTCGTCCAG GTTCTATGGAGGGATGTTAGTTGTGGTATGCCTGTTCTATGTTGCTCCTGTGGGCTGGGTGCTCGCTGGGCTCAACACCGCCGTCTTTCTTTGGAACAGAGACTTCTTCGGAG TGTTGCTGGACCTTAGGAAGCTGTTTCACCTGGGTCAGACGCAGGCCTCAGAGGGGGAGTGTGAGGAGCAGGAACAGGGCAGCTTACTGGACCGGACCCCGACACCAACTAGCGTTGAG GACCTGTCTCCTGGCAGTGTAGAGGAGGCTGAGGAAGCAGAGCCTGATGATGAATTTAAGGATGCCATTGAG caAGCCGACAGACAT gAGGATGATGACGGGCCTCTTGGAGCTCCTGAGTATGACACCATCTCCGAAAATGGTCTTTTGAGTCGCAACGAACCAATACGCAGCAAGGTGTCTAAACTGACGGAGAAGCTGCGCAAACGCTACCCTACCACCGCCACAG GCAACTGCTCTAGCTGCAACGCTGTCTTCTCAGTCCTAAAGAAAAGG AGGAGCTGCAGTAACTGTGGCAACAGCTTCTGCTCGCGGTGCTGCTCCTTCAAGGTGCTGAGATCTTGCATGGGGGCAACAG CTCCAGAGGCGCAGAGGGAGACCGTGTTCGTTTGTGCTGCCTGTAACACTTCTCTCAACAAGTTATAA
- the zfyve27 gene encoding protrudin isoform X4 translates to MTMHSTGSFQDPPQGAGERGELVHTSSKETPGSPDVSELGSPRCTPNFDLLNMVVSYKRMALFLEPVADAVELTRFLLGWKMPLCSLLVCIFLNVFFCTVNEAGWFTVSVVAVSAPAALGYLQDRCGGRTSEAELQRRRYHAVHRRDLQTVHLTKQEAMLEVKDLLKHLDDMLSSACQSAEAVYKVLYWDSHTKSSRFYGGMLVVVCLFYVAPVGWVLAGLNTAVFLWNRDFFGVLLDLRKLFHLGQTQASEGECEEQEQGSLLDRTPTPTSVEDLSPGSVEEAEEAEPDDEFKDAIEEHSVSLQEDDDGPLGAPEYDTISENGLLSRNEPIRSKVSKLTEKLRKRYPTTATGNCSSCNAVFSVLKKRRSCSNCGNSFCSRCCSFKVLRSCMGATAPEAQRETVFVCAACNTSLNKL, encoded by the exons ATGACCATGCACAGTACTGGATCATTCCAAGACCCCCCGCAGGGCGCAGGGGAACGCGGGGAGCTGGTACACACGTCATCCAAAGAGACTCCCGGTTCCCCGGATGTCTCTGAGTTGGGGAGCCCTCGCTGTACTCCAAACTTTGACCTCCTCAACATGGTTGTGTCCTATAAGAGAATGGCTCTGTTTCTGGAGCCAGTTGCAGATGCAGTGGAGCTCACCCGCTTCCTGCTCgg GTGGAAGATGCCACTGTGCTCGCTGCTTGTTTGCATATTCCTCAATGTCTTCTTCTGCACAGTCAATGAAG CCGGCTGGTTCACCGTGAGTGTGGTGGCAGTATCGGCGCCTGCTGCCCTGGGTTACCTGCAGGACAGGTGTGGGGGCAGAACCTCAGAAGCTGAGCTCCAGAGGAGGCGCTATCACGCTGTGCACCGCAGAGACCTGCAGACAGTGCATCTCACCAAACAGGAGGCCATGCTGGAAGTCAAAGACCT GTTGAAGCACCTGGATGACATGCTGTCCTCAGCCTGTCAGTCAGCAGAAGCTGTTTACAAGGTCCTGTACTGGGACAGTCACACCAAGTCGTCCAG GTTCTATGGAGGGATGTTAGTTGTGGTATGCCTGTTCTATGTTGCTCCTGTGGGCTGGGTGCTCGCTGGGCTCAACACCGCCGTCTTTCTTTGGAACAGAGACTTCTTCGGAG TGTTGCTGGACCTTAGGAAGCTGTTTCACCTGGGTCAGACGCAGGCCTCAGAGGGGGAGTGTGAGGAGCAGGAACAGGGCAGCTTACTGGACCGGACCCCGACACCAACTAGCGTTGAG GACCTGTCTCCTGGCAGTGTAGAGGAGGCTGAGGAAGCAGAGCCTGATGATGAATTTAAGGATGCCATTGAG GAACATTCGGTTTCTCTGCAG gAGGATGATGACGGGCCTCTTGGAGCTCCTGAGTATGACACCATCTCCGAAAATGGTCTTTTGAGTCGCAACGAACCAATACGCAGCAAGGTGTCTAAACTGACGGAGAAGCTGCGCAAACGCTACCCTACCACCGCCACAG GCAACTGCTCTAGCTGCAACGCTGTCTTCTCAGTCCTAAAGAAAAGG AGGAGCTGCAGTAACTGTGGCAACAGCTTCTGCTCGCGGTGCTGCTCCTTCAAGGTGCTGAGATCTTGCATGGGGGCAACAG CTCCAGAGGCGCAGAGGGAGACCGTGTTCGTTTGTGCTGCCTGTAACACTTCTCTCAACAAGTTATAA
- the zfyve27 gene encoding protrudin isoform X1, giving the protein MTMHSTGSFQDPPQGAGERGELVHTSSKETPGSPDVSELGSPRCTPNFDLLNMVVSYKRMALFLEPVADAVELTRFLLGWKMPLCSLLVCIFLNVFFCTVNEAGWFTVSVVAVSAPAALGYLQDRCGGRTSEAELQRRRYHAVHRRDLQTVHLTKQEAMLEVKDLLKHLDDMLSSACQSAEAVYKVLYWDSHTKSSRFYGGMLVVVCLFYVAPVGWVLAGLNTAVFLWNRDFFGVLLDLRKLFHLGQTQASEGECEEQEQGSLLDRTPTPTSVEDLSPGSVEEAEEAEPDDEFKDAIEQADRHEHSVSLQETPLVLVEDDDGPLGAPEYDTISENGLLSRNEPIRSKVSKLTEKLRKRYPTTATGNCSSCNAVFSVLKKRRSCSNCGNSFCSRCCSFKVLRSCMGATAPEAQRETVFVCAACNTSLNKL; this is encoded by the exons ATGACCATGCACAGTACTGGATCATTCCAAGACCCCCCGCAGGGCGCAGGGGAACGCGGGGAGCTGGTACACACGTCATCCAAAGAGACTCCCGGTTCCCCGGATGTCTCTGAGTTGGGGAGCCCTCGCTGTACTCCAAACTTTGACCTCCTCAACATGGTTGTGTCCTATAAGAGAATGGCTCTGTTTCTGGAGCCAGTTGCAGATGCAGTGGAGCTCACCCGCTTCCTGCTCgg GTGGAAGATGCCACTGTGCTCGCTGCTTGTTTGCATATTCCTCAATGTCTTCTTCTGCACAGTCAATGAAG CCGGCTGGTTCACCGTGAGTGTGGTGGCAGTATCGGCGCCTGCTGCCCTGGGTTACCTGCAGGACAGGTGTGGGGGCAGAACCTCAGAAGCTGAGCTCCAGAGGAGGCGCTATCACGCTGTGCACCGCAGAGACCTGCAGACAGTGCATCTCACCAAACAGGAGGCCATGCTGGAAGTCAAAGACCT GTTGAAGCACCTGGATGACATGCTGTCCTCAGCCTGTCAGTCAGCAGAAGCTGTTTACAAGGTCCTGTACTGGGACAGTCACACCAAGTCGTCCAG GTTCTATGGAGGGATGTTAGTTGTGGTATGCCTGTTCTATGTTGCTCCTGTGGGCTGGGTGCTCGCTGGGCTCAACACCGCCGTCTTTCTTTGGAACAGAGACTTCTTCGGAG TGTTGCTGGACCTTAGGAAGCTGTTTCACCTGGGTCAGACGCAGGCCTCAGAGGGGGAGTGTGAGGAGCAGGAACAGGGCAGCTTACTGGACCGGACCCCGACACCAACTAGCGTTGAG GACCTGTCTCCTGGCAGTGTAGAGGAGGCTGAGGAAGCAGAGCCTGATGATGAATTTAAGGATGCCATTGAG caAGCCGACAGACAT GAACATTCGGTTTCTCTGCAG GAAACCCCTTTGGTCTTAGTG gAGGATGATGACGGGCCTCTTGGAGCTCCTGAGTATGACACCATCTCCGAAAATGGTCTTTTGAGTCGCAACGAACCAATACGCAGCAAGGTGTCTAAACTGACGGAGAAGCTGCGCAAACGCTACCCTACCACCGCCACAG GCAACTGCTCTAGCTGCAACGCTGTCTTCTCAGTCCTAAAGAAAAGG AGGAGCTGCAGTAACTGTGGCAACAGCTTCTGCTCGCGGTGCTGCTCCTTCAAGGTGCTGAGATCTTGCATGGGGGCAACAG CTCCAGAGGCGCAGAGGGAGACCGTGTTCGTTTGTGCTGCCTGTAACACTTCTCTCAACAAGTTATAA
- the LOC125004421 gene encoding zinc finger protein 287-like, translated as MKPQLNDAKMRPSATKLSGSEAVLVFQDELVAAIRGAFEVAVEIAVREVKTLVGQATSDIYEDLRRENESLKQRLQKAEAMLGSERMDERSVNPPPATNQIFNATDHTDELPYLAYNQTNANHEGGRCTEVRGDGPPAGHRLVHPEDRHTSRNKDQPSSSDAASDPGKEQNNGCTTDITEEISHACVVKVEGMNPLYQDLGDEECGSPQLPNTDAKSTLERVTVKQEKSEEESNVSSCCLESKVEDFSLECVSAVQFKMLEEWKTEEADVQSPDPSAQLSNAGMDQAHLPNSTTSLQPPPELPSISSDFPNIFQLTDPVPPSEAPPQVYGVHVRTGRNVSHALATLYTCKCCGQTFHLPSLLRRHYGQCQQRLQQRCHQPVAGSKRTRLQLYPPGCSPFRCTECNREFNRMENLKTHLRIHTGERPYTCSVCSKCFRHSGALTRHFRIHTGEKPYVCGQCGRSFRNCGGLRFHQRSHSK; from the exons ATGAAGCCGCAGCTGAATGATGCAAAAATGCGCCCTAGCGCGACTAAACTGTCCGGGTCGGAGGCTGTCCTGGTGTTTCAAGATGAGCTTGTTGCTGCGATACGTGGGGCGTTTGAGGTGGCCGTGGAGATCGCAGTGAGAGAGGTGAAAACCCTGGTAGGACAGGCAACAAGCGACATCTATGAAGACCTGCGACGAGAGAACGAGTCCCTCAAACAAAGGCTGCAGAAAGCGGAAGCGATGCTGGGCTCGGAGCGCATGGATGAAAGAAGTGTCAATCCCCCTCCTGCTACGAACCAGATCTTTAATGCCACCGACCATACAGATGAATTGCCCTACCTCGCTTACAACCAGACAAATGCAAATCATGAAGGGGGCAGGtgcacagaggtcagaggtgacgGTCCTCCTGCAGGGCATCGCCTTGTCCATCCTGAGGATAGACACACCAGCAGAAATAAAGATCAGCCATCAAGCAGTGATGCAGCTTCAGACCCAGGGAAAGAACAAAATAATGGGTGCACTACAG ACATCACTGAAGAGATTTCCCATGCGTGTGTGGTGAAGGTAGAAGGCATGAACCCGCTTTATCAAGATTTGGGAGATGAAGAGTGTGGGTCGCCTCAGCTTCCCAACACTGACGCCAAATCCACGTTAGAGCGAGTCACTGTAAAGCAGGAGAAGTCAGAAGAGGAGAGCAACGTGTCATCTTGCTGCCTGGAATCAAAAGTGGAGGATTTTAGCCTTGAGTGCGTGTCTGCAGTGCAGTTCAAAATGTTGGAGGAGTGGAAGACGGAAGAGGCAGACGTTCAGAGCCCAGACCCAAGCGCTCAGCTGTCAAATGCTGGAATGGATCAGG CACATCTTCCAAACTCGACCACCAGCCTCCAACCACCCCCAGAACTTCCGTCCATCTCCTCCGACTTCCCCAACATCTTCCAGCTGACAGACCCAGTTCCACCTTCAGAAGCCCCTCCGCAGGTTTATGGAGTTCATGTCCGAACAGGTCGCAACGTCAGCCACGCCCTCGCCACCCTCTACACTTGTAAATGCTGCGGTCAGACCTTCCACCTGCCCAGCTTGCTGCGGCGCCACTACGGCCAGTGCCAGCAGAGGCTCCAGCAGCGCTGTCACCAGCCTGTGGCAGGAAGCAAGAGGACCAGGCTGCAGCTCTACCCGCCAGGCTGCAGCCCCTTCCGCTGCACAGAGTGCAACCGGGAGTTCAATCGCATGGAGAATCTCAAGACCCACCTTCGCATCCACACGGGAGAGAGGCCGTACACCTGCTCGGTCTGCTCCAAATGTTTCCGTCACTCGGGGGCATTAACTCGGCACTTCCGCATCCACACCGGAGAGAAGCCTTACGTCTGTGGACAGTGTGGAAGGTCATTTAGAAACTGTGGTGGGCTCAGGTTCCACCAGCGTTCTCACTCTAAGTAG